A stretch of the Tachysurus vachellii isolate PV-2020 chromosome 26, HZAU_Pvac_v1, whole genome shotgun sequence genome encodes the following:
- the mis12 gene encoding protein MIS12 homolog has product MAEDREENMGSSSSDSLKLYEAQFFGFTPQTCMMRMNSAFQDCLYEMLVVVESVFVRKLSQGKDQPEELCIKTRECTQKLLQFLQERFLKLSGRMEALLVNSVLSVPENVLLPEDDSHRKYPESKEQLLKLEASIAELQKSYEAEVCAKQALLAELTEQKETQEQLDEVLQWIDELRLSCRKEGMGNIRDSFQNMIETVNQLQGEMAKIQKKSKSLDEV; this is encoded by the coding sequence TGTACGAGGCGCAGTTCTTCGGCTTCACCCCTCAGACCTGCATGATGCGGATGAACAGCGCCTTCCAGGACTGTCTGTACGAGATGCTTGTAGTCGTCGAGTCCGTGTTTGTCCGGAAACTGTCACAGGGAAAAGATCAGCCCGAAGAGCTTTGTATAAAGACTCGAGAGTGCACGCAAAAACTGCTTCAGTTCCTGCAGGAACGCTTCCTGAAGCTGTCGGGTCGCATGGAAGCTCTGTTGGTTAACAGTGTGCTTTCGGTACCCGAAAACGTCCTTCTTCCCGAAGACGATTCGCACCGCAAATACCCAGAGAGCAAAGAACAGCTTTTAAAGCTGGAGGCTTCGATCGCAGAGCTGCAAAAGTCTTACGAGGCAGAGGTGTGCGCAAAACAAGCTCTCCTGGCTGAGCTCACTGAGCAGAAGGAAACACAGGAGCAGCTGGATGAGGTGCTGCAGTGGATCGACGAGCTGCGGTTATCCTGTAGGAAAGAGGGGATGGGAAATATACGGGACAGCTTCCAGAATATGATTGAGACTGTGAACCAGCTGCAGGGTGAGATGGCGAAAATCCAGAAGAAGAGCAAATCCCTGGATGAAGTGTAA